In the genome of Candidatus Zixiibacteriota bacterium, one region contains:
- a CDS encoding molybdopterin cofactor-binding domain-containing protein, with protein MSASFAEKTIRFHLNGTAHEATVEAELLLAEFLRDRLGLKGTRKGCDVQICGACTVLVNGRPVSSCVTPAFEIDGKSITTIEGLARGEALHPIQQAFWDEGGFECGYCTPGMILTTHALLNENPDPTDDEIKACLGGNICRCTGYVSIIAAVKRAARLIKGNATDPPPHGRRFDGAPKVRGEPIYTADLARPGMLYARILRSPLPHAAIKEIDVTAAEKLPGVVAVLTRDDLTDINPYYGPLVKDQAILALDKVRYEGDPVAAVAATSEAIASEALALIRVSYEEFPAVLSIDEALADTAPKLHDSTAEHGERFPGYPEVDEEARKHRNVSFHFGWSKGDVEKGFADSHRVFEHTFSFSKVAHCSLEPQLTLAEWRDDGLTIWSSTQHPFLVRQEVAEMFGIAKDRVRLIVPFVGGAYGNKNHTKLEPLAAALSRKAGRPVFIALNAEDTFRTVSKPAMRIRIRTGVSRDGYLIARRSVIHVDSGAYSDAGPRVTQKAAYRVHGPYRIPHIQSDGYTVYTNTVPAGAFRGMGTPQVVWAYESQMDMIAREMGWDPVEFRLKNLVENGDEFVPGDTPVDCDMKAGLRRLAEEIGWGKPLEPDCGIGVSCALKDGGGNYKISEARIEIDADGGVTLFSGTVEIGQGSSTALRKIAAHELGIAPEQIELAPLDTATTPLDFGTYASSGTTVMGLAVQRAARAVKARILAGAAGLTGLALADLKMKDGVVRAGEIAVPLRDIVRHLEGGSGKLIGEGRYESVRDPGILMGARAPFWEVSWGAAKIRVDRDTGGIKILKFVTIADVGKAINPQQCHSQEIGAMMQGIGQALFEETLYENGTMLNPGFINYRVPQVEDLPDEVAAVLIENGNGPGPQGAKGMGESGLLTVPSAIANALHDAIGVRLTELPLTPEKVWRAIGRS; from the coding sequence TTGAGCGCTTCTTTCGCAGAAAAGACCATCCGGTTTCACCTGAACGGAACCGCGCACGAAGCCACGGTCGAGGCGGAGCTGCTGCTGGCGGAGTTCCTGCGCGATCGCCTCGGTCTCAAGGGAACCCGGAAGGGCTGCGACGTCCAGATCTGCGGCGCGTGCACGGTGCTGGTGAACGGGAGGCCTGTTAGCTCCTGCGTCACCCCGGCCTTCGAGATCGACGGGAAATCGATCACGACGATCGAGGGCTTGGCCCGGGGCGAGGCGCTGCATCCGATCCAGCAGGCGTTCTGGGACGAAGGCGGGTTCGAGTGCGGCTACTGCACGCCAGGCATGATCCTTACGACCCATGCCCTCCTGAACGAGAATCCCGACCCGACCGACGACGAAATCAAAGCCTGTCTTGGCGGCAACATCTGTCGCTGCACCGGCTACGTGAGCATCATCGCCGCGGTGAAACGGGCCGCGCGGCTGATCAAAGGCAACGCAACCGATCCCCCGCCGCACGGGCGGCGCTTCGACGGAGCGCCGAAGGTCCGTGGCGAGCCGATCTACACCGCGGACCTGGCTCGACCCGGGATGCTCTACGCCAGGATTCTTCGGAGCCCCCTGCCCCACGCGGCGATCAAAGAGATCGACGTCACGGCGGCGGAAAAACTCCCGGGGGTGGTGGCAGTTCTCACCCGCGACGACCTCACGGACATCAATCCCTACTACGGCCCGCTAGTGAAGGACCAGGCGATCCTCGCCCTCGACAAAGTCCGTTACGAGGGCGATCCGGTCGCCGCCGTCGCGGCCACCAGCGAGGCGATCGCCTCAGAGGCCCTGGCTCTGATTCGGGTAAGCTACGAAGAGTTTCCGGCCGTGCTTTCGATCGATGAGGCGCTCGCCGACACGGCGCCGAAACTGCACGATTCGACCGCCGAGCACGGCGAGCGCTTTCCCGGTTATCCCGAAGTCGACGAAGAGGCCAGAAAGCACCGCAACGTGAGTTTTCATTTCGGCTGGAGCAAGGGCGACGTGGAGAAGGGCTTTGCGGATTCCCACCGGGTGTTCGAGCACACGTTTTCGTTCTCGAAGGTCGCCCACTGCTCGCTCGAGCCGCAGCTGACGCTGGCGGAGTGGCGGGACGACGGCCTCACGATCTGGAGCTCGACGCAACATCCCTTCCTGGTGCGGCAGGAAGTGGCAGAGATGTTCGGGATCGCGAAGGACCGCGTGCGGCTCATCGTCCCGTTCGTCGGCGGCGCGTACGGGAACAAGAACCACACCAAGCTCGAGCCGCTGGCGGCGGCCCTTTCCCGCAAGGCCGGCCGGCCGGTATTCATCGCGCTCAACGCCGAAGACACCTTCCGCACAGTGAGCAAGCCGGCGATGCGAATCCGCATCCGGACCGGCGTCAGCCGTGATGGATACCTGATCGCCCGCAGGTCGGTGATTCACGTCGACAGCGGCGCCTATTCGGACGCCGGACCGCGGGTCACCCAGAAGGCCGCGTATCGCGTGCACGGCCCCTACCGTATTCCGCATATTCAATCGGACGGCTATACGGTCTATACCAATACGGTACCCGCGGGCGCCTTCCGCGGGATGGGAACGCCGCAGGTGGTGTGGGCCTACGAGTCGCAGATGGACATGATCGCCCGCGAGATGGGCTGGGACCCGGTGGAGTTCCGGCTGAAGAACCTCGTGGAGAACGGCGACGAATTCGTGCCCGGGGACACCCCGGTCGATTGCGACATGAAGGCCGGACTTCGGCGGCTGGCCGAGGAGATAGGCTGGGGCAAGCCGCTCGAGCCCGATTGCGGGATCGGTGTGAGTTGCGCTCTCAAGGACGGCGGCGGGAACTACAAGATCTCCGAGGCGCGGATCGAGATCGACGCTGACGGCGGGGTCACGCTCTTTTCGGGCACGGTCGAGATCGGCCAGGGCTCGAGCACGGCGCTGAGAAAAATCGCCGCCCACGAGCTGGGGATCGCTCCCGAGCAGATCGAGCTCGCGCCGCTGGACACCGCGACCACCCCGCTCGACTTCGGCACGTACGCGAGCAGCGGCACGACCGTGATGGGGCTCGCGGTGCAGCGGGCCGCGCGGGCGGTCAAGGCCCGGATCCTCGCTGGCGCCGCCGGCCTGACCGGGCTCGCCCTGGCGGATCTGAAGATGAAAGACGGTGTGGTTCGCGCGGGGGAGATCGCGGTCCCGCTGCGGGACATCGTCCGCCATCTGGAGGGCGGTTCCGGAAAGCTGATCGGCGAGGGACGCTACGAAAGCGTCCGGGACCCCGGCATCTTGATGGGAGCCCGGGCGCCGTTCTGGGAAGTGAGCTGGGGGGCGGCGAAGATCAGGGTGGATCGCGACACGGGCGGGATAAAGATACTGAAATTCGTCACGATCGCCGACGTCGGGAAGGCCATCAACCCGCAACAGTGTCACTCGCAGGAGATCGGCGCGATGATGCAGGGGATTGGCCAGGCGCTGTTCGAGGAGACCCTTTACGAAAACGGGACGATGCTGAACCCGGGCTTCATCAACTACCGCGTGCCGCAAGTGGAAGACCTCCCCGATGAGGTAGCGGCCGTCCTGATCGAGAACGGCAACGGCCCCGGCCCGCAGGGCGCCAAAGGCATGGGCGAGAGCGGGCTCCTGACCGTGCCTTCGGCGATCGCCAACGCGCTGCACGACGCGATCGGCGTGCGCCTGACGGAGCTGCCGCTCACGCCGGAGAAGGTCTGGCGGGCGATCGGCCGCTCGTAG
- a CDS encoding 4Fe-4S dicluster domain-containing protein → MPVRVDQNKCDGCGICVYDCGADVFRFNEKKDKVFPFGNKHCVNCFLCELVCPEDAIQVVLTARRADAKEALP, encoded by the coding sequence TTGCCTGTCAGAGTGGACCAGAACAAGTGCGACGGTTGCGGCATTTGCGTGTACGACTGCGGCGCCGACGTGTTTCGCTTCAACGAGAAAAAGGACAAGGTGTTTCCGTTCGGCAACAAGCACTGCGTGAACTGCTTCCTGTGCGAGCTGGTGTGCCCCGAGGACGCGATCCAGGTCGTGCTCACGGCACGCAGGGCCGACGCCAAGGAGGCGCTTCCGTGA